In Callospermophilus lateralis isolate mCalLat2 chromosome 10, mCalLat2.hap1, whole genome shotgun sequence, a single genomic region encodes these proteins:
- the Rpl22l1 gene encoding ribosomal protein eL22-like isoform X2, with amino-acid sequence MAPKDKKPKRTTWKFNLDLTHPVEDGIFDSGNFEQFLREKVKVNGKTGNLGNVVHIERFKNKITVVSEKQFSKRYLKYLTKKYLKKNNLRDWLRVVASDKETYELRYFQISQDEDGSESED; translated from the exons ATGGCGCCG AAAGACAAGAAGCCTAAGAGGACCACTTGGAAGTTTAATTTGGACCTTACTCATCCTGTAGAAGATGGGATTTTTGATTCTGGAAATTTT GAACAGTTTCTGAGGGAGAAGGTTAAAGTcaatgggaaaactggaaatctcggGAATGTTGTTCACATTGAACGCTTCAAGAATAAAATCACAGTTGTTTCTGAGAAACAGTTCTCTAAGAG gtatTTGAAATATCTTACTAAGAAATACCTTAAGAAGAACAATCTTCGTGATTGGCTTCGTGTGGttgcatctgacaaggagacttacGAACTTCGTTATTTCCAGATTAGTCAAGATGAAGATGGATCAGAGTCTGAGGACTAA
- the Rpl22l1 gene encoding ribosomal protein eL22-like isoform X1: MAPQKDKKPKRTTWKFNLDLTHPVEDGIFDSGNFEQFLREKVKVNGKTGNLGNVVHIERFKNKITVVSEKQFSKRYLKYLTKKYLKKNNLRDWLRVVASDKETYELRYFQISQDEDGSESED; this comes from the exons ATGGCGCCG CAGAAAGACAAGAAGCCTAAGAGGACCACTTGGAAGTTTAATTTGGACCTTACTCATCCTGTAGAAGATGGGATTTTTGATTCTGGAAATTTT GAACAGTTTCTGAGGGAGAAGGTTAAAGTcaatgggaaaactggaaatctcggGAATGTTGTTCACATTGAACGCTTCAAGAATAAAATCACAGTTGTTTCTGAGAAACAGTTCTCTAAGAG gtatTTGAAATATCTTACTAAGAAATACCTTAAGAAGAACAATCTTCGTGATTGGCTTCGTGTGGttgcatctgacaaggagacttacGAACTTCGTTATTTCCAGATTAGTCAAGATGAAGATGGATCAGAGTCTGAGGACTAA